In Arthrobacter sp. B3I4, the following proteins share a genomic window:
- a CDS encoding FAD-binding oxidoreductase: MRSIVEELESALGGAKVAVDEATLAAYAVDQAPVLDYRLPQAVVHAESVADVQLVVRACAARRVPLVARGAGTGVSGGAHASEGCVVLSLERMNRILDLNPDDETAVVEPGVVNAELNAAAAVHGLMFAPDPASYRMSTVGGNVATNAGGLRCAKYGVTRDSVLALDVVLADGTLIHTGHQTFKGVAGYDLTGLFVGSEGTLGIVVGVTVRLKYLPREVHTVAAFYPDFRSAAAGVLAVGNARVQPAIMELLDSGTLAQLDAAHGSDLASRGASLLLIQTDGFGAAAEAAAIRPLLAAGGAVVTMEADAEAEQLVELRRHSRGAESHDEYRVGEDVAVPRSRLVDYVAELEAMAVKHAVKLKVVAHAGDGNLHPTFWVDRSGNEVEAGAMERLGAALDDSVTVALAMGGTITGEHGVGQYKLRWLGLEQKEPVRELQRRIKELFDPAGILNPGKAI, translated from the coding sequence ATGCGCAGCATCGTTGAGGAGCTGGAGTCCGCCCTGGGCGGGGCGAAAGTCGCCGTGGATGAAGCTACCCTCGCCGCCTACGCCGTGGACCAGGCGCCGGTGCTGGATTACCGGCTGCCGCAGGCCGTTGTCCACGCCGAGTCCGTCGCGGACGTCCAGTTGGTGGTCCGGGCCTGCGCCGCCCGGCGGGTTCCGCTGGTTGCCCGCGGCGCCGGGACCGGTGTATCCGGCGGCGCGCACGCCAGCGAAGGCTGCGTGGTGCTCAGCCTGGAACGGATGAACCGCATCCTGGACCTCAACCCCGACGACGAGACCGCCGTCGTCGAACCCGGCGTCGTCAACGCCGAACTGAACGCTGCCGCGGCGGTCCATGGCCTGATGTTCGCTCCGGACCCGGCCAGTTACCGGATGTCCACGGTCGGCGGCAACGTCGCCACGAACGCCGGCGGATTGCGCTGCGCGAAGTACGGCGTCACCCGGGATTCCGTGCTGGCGCTCGACGTCGTGCTCGCCGACGGCACCCTCATCCACACCGGCCACCAGACCTTTAAAGGAGTGGCGGGTTACGATCTCACCGGGCTGTTCGTGGGGTCCGAGGGGACCCTCGGGATCGTCGTCGGCGTCACCGTCCGGCTCAAGTACCTGCCGCGGGAGGTCCATACCGTCGCCGCGTTCTACCCGGACTTCCGCAGCGCCGCCGCCGGGGTCCTCGCGGTGGGGAACGCCCGGGTGCAGCCGGCCATCATGGAACTGCTTGACAGCGGAACCTTGGCACAGCTCGACGCTGCCCACGGGTCGGACCTGGCGTCGCGGGGTGCCTCCCTGCTGCTGATCCAGACCGACGGTTTCGGCGCCGCGGCGGAAGCAGCCGCGATCCGGCCGCTGCTCGCCGCCGGCGGCGCGGTGGTCACCATGGAGGCCGACGCCGAGGCCGAGCAGCTTGTCGAACTGCGCCGGCACAGCCGCGGCGCGGAGTCCCACGACGAATACCGGGTGGGCGAAGACGTTGCCGTACCCCGCTCACGGCTGGTGGACTACGTCGCGGAGCTGGAAGCGATGGCCGTGAAACACGCGGTCAAGCTCAAGGTGGTGGCGCACGCCGGCGACGGGAACCTGCACCCGACGTTCTGGGTGGACCGGTCCGGAAATGAGGTGGAAGCCGGGGCCATGGAGCGCCTTGGCGCCGCGTTGGACGATTCGGTGACAGTGGCGCTCGCGATGGGCGGCACCATCACCGGTGAACACGGCGTCGGGCAGTACAAGCTGCGCTGGCTGGGGCTGGAGCAAAAGGAACCGGTGCGTGAACTGCAGCGCCGGATCAAGGAGCTCTTCGACCCGGCCGGGATCCTGAACCCGGGCAAGGCGATCTAG
- a CDS encoding glycoside hydrolase family 13 protein, whose product MSGAAAAGPLPHHDGSELHAPQQTALEAPVRLRLRIPEVWGSADRVWLRSVHDGEPRYDAAAGLGAADGWAWWEAETTMTNPVLRYRFLLESGGRYWNLNAQGLFSRDVSDYADFRLTTFPAAPPWLRRGTLYQVFPDRFARSSRASEHTPPDWAVPADWDSTPVQGSSEQTPLQFYGGDLHGVTEQLDHIQALGADIIYLTPFFPARSNHRYDAATFAAVDPLLGGDQALMELVEAAHARGLKVLGDLTANHSGAAHEWFQRALTVPESEEAGYYYFNADHSSYEAWYGVASLPKLNWGSDALRERFVLDDDSPVARWLRPPFNLDGWRIDVGNMTGRLGGTDLNQEVARLIAKRVREINPDAALLAEATNDAAPDFSGEHWHGAMTYSNFTRPLWAWLAGNDAAHVNFFGTPLPGPHRIDAEEFLATHQDLAAAFSWDVRRQNMNALNSHDTARAATVMIDGGQRLGAVLMFSLPGVPVMFAGDEFGLKGDNGESSRTPMPWTDPDRILRDLRGMYAALAALRRQQPALTGGGIRWLHAEGDALAFIRESADSAVLVVVARAAADVGLAAGLLSSSQLAGLAHPPVFSHGEIGVATEDVLIRAGGPAAAVWLLPGVRVPPP is encoded by the coding sequence ATGTCCGGTGCCGCGGCCGCCGGACCGCTTCCACACCACGACGGCTCGGAGCTGCACGCCCCGCAGCAGACCGCGCTCGAGGCTCCGGTCCGGCTCCGCCTCCGCATCCCGGAAGTGTGGGGCAGCGCGGACCGGGTGTGGCTGCGCTCCGTGCACGACGGCGAACCCCGCTACGACGCCGCCGCCGGGCTCGGCGCGGCGGACGGCTGGGCCTGGTGGGAAGCCGAGACGACGATGACCAACCCGGTGCTCCGCTACCGGTTCCTGCTCGAATCCGGCGGCCGCTACTGGAACCTCAACGCGCAGGGCCTGTTCAGCCGGGATGTTTCCGACTACGCCGACTTCCGGCTGACCACATTCCCGGCCGCGCCCCCGTGGCTGCGCCGGGGGACGCTGTACCAGGTCTTCCCGGACCGGTTTGCGCGCTCATCCCGGGCCTCGGAGCACACCCCGCCGGACTGGGCCGTGCCTGCCGACTGGGACAGCACGCCGGTGCAGGGCTCCTCGGAGCAGACGCCCCTGCAGTTCTACGGCGGGGACCTGCACGGAGTCACCGAGCAGCTGGACCACATCCAGGCGCTGGGGGCGGACATCATCTACCTCACACCGTTCTTCCCAGCCCGCTCCAACCACCGCTACGACGCCGCCACCTTCGCTGCGGTGGACCCGCTGCTGGGCGGCGACCAGGCCCTAATGGAACTGGTCGAGGCAGCCCATGCCCGCGGCCTCAAAGTGCTGGGGGACCTGACCGCCAACCACTCCGGCGCGGCGCACGAGTGGTTCCAGCGCGCCCTCACCGTGCCGGAGTCCGAGGAAGCCGGCTATTACTACTTCAACGCCGACCACAGCAGCTACGAGGCCTGGTACGGCGTCGCGTCACTGCCGAAACTCAACTGGGGCTCGGACGCCCTGCGGGAAAGGTTCGTCCTCGACGACGATTCCCCCGTGGCCCGCTGGCTCCGGCCGCCGTTCAACCTGGACGGCTGGCGGATCGATGTCGGGAACATGACCGGCCGGCTGGGCGGGACCGACCTCAACCAGGAAGTGGCCAGGCTGATCGCGAAGCGGGTCCGGGAAATCAACCCGGACGCCGCGCTGCTTGCCGAGGCGACCAACGATGCCGCCCCAGACTTCAGCGGCGAGCACTGGCACGGCGCCATGACGTACTCCAACTTCACCCGGCCATTGTGGGCCTGGCTCGCCGGCAACGACGCCGCGCACGTCAACTTCTTCGGCACGCCGCTGCCCGGACCGCACCGGATCGATGCCGAGGAGTTCCTCGCCACGCACCAGGACCTCGCGGCGGCATTCAGCTGGGATGTCCGCCGGCAAAACATGAATGCCCTCAACAGCCACGACACCGCCCGCGCCGCGACGGTGATGATCGACGGCGGCCAGCGGCTGGGGGCGGTGTTGATGTTCAGCCTGCCCGGCGTACCGGTGATGTTCGCCGGGGACGAATTCGGGCTCAAGGGCGACAACGGTGAATCCTCCCGGACGCCCATGCCGTGGACCGACCCGGACCGCATCCTGCGCGACCTGCGGGGCATGTACGCGGCGCTTGCCGCGCTGCGCCGGCAGCAGCCGGCGCTGACCGGCGGCGGAATCCGCTGGCTGCACGCCGAAGGGGACGCGCTGGCCTTCATCCGGGAGAGCGCGGACAGCGCGGTACTGGTGGTCGTGGCCCGGGCGGCCGCCGATGTCGGCCTCGCCGCCGGCCTGCTCTCCTCCAGCCAGCTCGCCGGACTCGCCCACCCGCCGGTGTTTAGCCACGGCGAGATCGGCGTGGCAACTGAGGACGTGCTCATCCGCGCCGGGGGTCCGGCGGCTGCCGTCTGGCTGCTGCCCGGAGTCCGGGTGCCGCCGCCTTAG
- a CDS encoding sugar ABC transporter permease, producing the protein MNGPAPRTAPPATTTDHPTAVGGTTDVAHLRSLHRRRPFGAWFKDKGWRHLVGVTVTVFAVFPLLYVLSAALNSTGTLVGSNALFSKIDFGNFAALFNIPSRPFARWFLNTLVVGGVTSVATVFLGAMAAYAFSRMRFTGRRVGLLSLLLLQMFPQLLAVVAIFLLLSGISEVIPALGLGSQLGLIMVYLGGALGVNTYLMYGFFNTVPQSLDEAAKIDGASHTQIFFGIIMRLVTPILAVVGLLTYISISGEFVIASVVLTDPDSQTLAVGLYSFVAQQRSENWGVFAAGAVISALPVMALFLFLQRYIVSGLTAGSVKG; encoded by the coding sequence ATGAACGGGCCAGCACCGCGCACCGCTCCGCCGGCAACGACGACGGACCACCCCACCGCCGTCGGTGGCACCACCGATGTCGCCCACCTCAGGTCGCTGCACCGCAGGCGCCCTTTCGGAGCATGGTTCAAAGACAAGGGCTGGCGGCACCTGGTCGGCGTCACTGTGACCGTCTTCGCCGTCTTCCCGCTGCTCTACGTGCTGTCCGCAGCCCTGAACTCCACCGGCACCCTGGTGGGATCCAACGCGCTGTTCAGCAAGATCGACTTCGGCAACTTCGCCGCGCTGTTCAACATCCCCTCCCGGCCGTTCGCACGCTGGTTCCTGAACACCCTGGTGGTGGGCGGGGTGACCTCCGTGGCCACCGTCTTCCTCGGCGCGATGGCGGCCTACGCGTTCTCCCGGATGCGGTTCACCGGCCGGCGTGTGGGCCTGCTGAGCCTGCTGCTGCTGCAGATGTTCCCGCAACTGCTCGCCGTGGTCGCGATCTTCCTGCTGCTCAGCGGCATCTCCGAGGTGATTCCGGCGCTGGGCCTGGGCAGCCAGCTCGGCCTGATCATGGTCTACCTCGGCGGTGCCCTCGGCGTGAACACCTACCTCATGTACGGGTTCTTCAACACCGTGCCGCAGTCCCTGGATGAGGCGGCCAAAATCGACGGCGCCAGCCACACCCAGATCTTCTTCGGCATCATTATGCGGCTGGTCACGCCCATCCTGGCCGTCGTCGGGCTCCTGACCTACATCTCCATCTCGGGTGAATTCGTGATCGCGTCCGTGGTGCTCACCGACCCGGACAGCCAGACCCTCGCCGTCGGGCTCTACTCCTTCGTGGCGCAGCAGCGCTCCGAAAACTGGGGCGTCTTTGCCGCCGGCGCAGTGATCTCGGCGCTGCCGGTGATGGCCTTGTTCCTGTTCCTGCAGCGCTACATCGTCAGCGGCCTGACGGCTGGTTCGGTGAAGGGCTAG
- a CDS encoding ABC transporter permease subunit, producing the protein MPDTELREGSGPAAAPPARNAGPSATGGPAGRLRGPHRQDGTKGTIAKIVLLGLVDALAVYVLMMLFLSQSWAALAISAVVVLAINWIYLRKGGLPAKYLAPGVLFLLVFQVFVVLFSGYIAFTNYGDGHNSTKEDAVAAIQLTAQKRVPDSPAYKAAVLAKDNSFYLLFTDPAGKVSLGSTDTPLEEVTGAGKDSTGKANALAGYRTLNFQEIVANQQSILGITVPVSADPADGTLRTADGSSAYQFKPALKYDAAADTFTDTDTGAVYRDNGKGAFATDSGETLSTGWKIDVGMENFARAFTDPSLRGPLLGVILWTFTFALASVALTFALGLFLAIAFNREDLKGKKVYRILMILPYAFPAFLTGLVWSGILNPEFGWLNQTLLGGASIGWLTDPVLAKISVLVVNLWLGYPYMFLVCTGALQSLPSELDEAARMDGAGPWRVFRSIKLPLLLVSIAPLLISSFAFNFNNFNVIYMLTNGGPRFADTNRDIGATDILITLVYKVAFGQGTGRDYGLASALAIIIFIIVATVSAISFRQTKALEDVNS; encoded by the coding sequence ATGCCAGATACTGAACTCCGCGAGGGCTCCGGCCCCGCTGCCGCGCCACCGGCCCGGAACGCCGGCCCATCCGCTACCGGAGGCCCGGCCGGAAGGCTCCGTGGCCCGCACCGGCAGGACGGGACCAAGGGCACGATCGCCAAGATCGTGCTGCTCGGCCTCGTCGATGCCCTCGCGGTCTACGTCCTGATGATGCTGTTCCTGAGCCAGTCCTGGGCCGCCCTGGCAATTTCCGCCGTCGTCGTCCTGGCGATCAACTGGATTTACCTGCGCAAGGGGGGCCTGCCCGCCAAATACCTGGCGCCCGGCGTGCTGTTCCTGCTGGTCTTCCAGGTCTTCGTGGTCCTGTTCAGCGGCTACATCGCCTTCACCAACTACGGCGATGGCCACAACAGCACCAAGGAAGACGCTGTTGCCGCCATCCAGCTCACCGCCCAGAAGCGCGTTCCCGATTCGCCCGCCTACAAAGCAGCCGTGCTGGCCAAAGACAACTCCTTCTACCTGCTCTTCACCGACCCCGCCGGCAAAGTCTCGCTCGGCAGCACAGACACCCCGCTGGAGGAAGTAACCGGCGCCGGGAAGGACTCCACCGGCAAAGCCAACGCCTTGGCCGGCTACCGGACGCTGAACTTCCAGGAAATCGTGGCCAACCAGCAGAGCATCCTGGGCATCACCGTGCCGGTCTCCGCGGACCCCGCGGACGGCACGCTGCGCACCGCCGACGGCAGCTCCGCCTACCAGTTCAAGCCCGCGCTGAAATACGACGCTGCCGCGGACACCTTCACCGACACGGACACCGGCGCCGTCTACCGTGACAACGGCAAGGGCGCCTTCGCCACGGACAGCGGCGAGACGCTGTCCACCGGCTGGAAGATCGACGTCGGGATGGAGAACTTCGCCCGCGCGTTCACCGATCCCAGCCTGCGCGGCCCGCTGCTGGGCGTCATCCTCTGGACCTTCACCTTCGCCCTCGCCTCGGTGGCCCTGACCTTCGCCCTGGGCCTGTTCCTGGCCATCGCGTTCAACCGTGAGGACCTCAAGGGCAAGAAGGTCTACCGGATCCTGATGATCCTGCCCTACGCCTTCCCGGCCTTCCTCACCGGGCTCGTCTGGTCCGGCATCCTCAACCCCGAATTCGGCTGGCTCAACCAGACACTGCTGGGCGGCGCCAGCATCGGCTGGCTCACGGACCCGGTGCTGGCCAAGATCAGCGTGCTGGTGGTCAACCTCTGGCTCGGCTACCCCTACATGTTCCTGGTCTGCACCGGCGCGCTGCAGTCGCTGCCCTCCGAACTGGACGAAGCCGCCCGGATGGACGGCGCCGGACCGTGGCGGGTGTTCCGTTCCATCAAGCTCCCGCTGCTGCTGGTCTCCATCGCGCCCCTGCTGATCTCATCCTTTGCCTTCAATTTCAACAACTTCAACGTCATCTACATGCTCACCAACGGCGGACCGCGTTTCGCTGACACCAACCGGGATATCGGGGCCACCGACATTCTGATCACGCTGGTGTACAAGGTGGCGTTCGGGCAGGGGACCGGCCGTGACTATGGCCTCGCCAGCGCCCTCGCCATCATCATCTTCATCATTGTGGCCACCGTTTCGGCCATCAGCTTCAGGCAGACCAAGGCACTCGAGGACGTGAACTCATGA
- a CDS encoding maltose ABC transporter substrate-binding protein encodes MKVQNTLTTGTSRRVFTAGAISVAAALALSACGGTAATAPATATATAKPDLKSAGAGTITMWVDAERSPALKDITAKFLADTGIEVKLVVKDFAAVRDDFITQVPTGKGPDLIVGPHDWVGKFVQNGVIAPVELGDKKGSFQDSSIKAMTYNGSVYGVPYAIENIGLLRNTAIVPDAAKTMDEVIANGKKAVADGKAKFPFLVGMDPKQGDPYHLYPLQSSMGSQVFGKASDGGYDPKQLLIGDAAGVEFAKKLVAWGDTGEKIINSNITGDIAKEKFLAGESPYYLTGPWNVPDVQKKGLKFAVDALPTAGDKPAQPFIGVNGFFISAKSANALATNEFVTNYLTSEAAQDSMYKAGGRPPALKSSFEKAASDPIVAAFGKIGATGVPMPAIPEMSAVWADWGGTELALIKGQGDPAADWTKMAASIKAKIGG; translated from the coding sequence ATGAAGGTGCAGAACACCCTCACAACCGGGACCAGCCGCCGGGTATTCACGGCAGGTGCCATCTCTGTCGCAGCAGCGCTGGCTCTCAGCGCGTGCGGCGGCACGGCAGCGACCGCCCCGGCAACGGCAACGGCCACGGCAAAGCCGGACCTCAAGTCCGCCGGCGCCGGCACCATCACGATGTGGGTCGACGCCGAGCGCTCGCCCGCACTGAAGGACATCACGGCAAAATTCCTGGCGGACACCGGAATTGAAGTGAAGCTCGTGGTGAAGGACTTCGCGGCAGTCCGCGACGACTTCATCACCCAGGTCCCCACCGGCAAGGGCCCGGACCTCATCGTCGGTCCGCACGACTGGGTAGGCAAGTTCGTCCAGAACGGCGTCATTGCCCCGGTCGAGCTCGGCGACAAGAAGGGCTCCTTCCAGGATTCGTCCATCAAGGCCATGACCTACAACGGCTCGGTCTACGGCGTGCCGTACGCGATCGAAAACATCGGGCTGCTGCGCAACACCGCCATCGTGCCGGACGCCGCGAAGACCATGGACGAGGTCATCGCCAACGGCAAGAAGGCTGTTGCCGACGGCAAGGCCAAGTTCCCGTTCCTCGTCGGCATGGACCCGAAGCAGGGTGACCCCTACCACCTGTACCCGCTGCAGTCCTCGATGGGCTCCCAGGTGTTCGGCAAGGCTTCCGACGGCGGCTACGACCCGAAGCAGCTCCTGATCGGTGACGCCGCCGGCGTCGAATTCGCCAAGAAGTTGGTCGCCTGGGGCGACACCGGCGAGAAGATCATCAACTCCAACATCACCGGTGACATCGCCAAGGAGAAGTTCCTGGCCGGAGAGTCCCCGTACTACCTGACCGGCCCGTGGAATGTCCCGGATGTGCAGAAGAAGGGCCTCAAGTTCGCCGTGGACGCGCTGCCGACCGCCGGTGACAAGCCCGCCCAGCCCTTCATCGGCGTCAACGGCTTCTTCATCAGCGCCAAGAGCGCGAACGCCCTGGCCACCAACGAGTTCGTGACCAACTACCTCACCTCCGAAGCGGCCCAGGATTCCATGTACAAGGCCGGCGGCCGCCCGCCGGCGCTGAAGTCCTCCTTCGAGAAGGCCGCCAGCGATCCGATCGTGGCTGCCTTCGGCAAGATCGGTGCCACCGGCGTCCCGATGCCGGCCATTCCGGAAATGAGCGCCGTCTGGGCTGACTGGGGAGGCACCGAGCTCGCCCTCATCAAGGGCCAGGGCGACCCCGCTGCTGACTGGACCAAGATGGCCGCCAGCATCAAGGCGAAAATCGGGGGCTAA
- a CDS encoding alpha-amylase family glycosyl hydrolase, translating to MSVDTVPSALAGPLTLVHPADPTPGWWRSAVIYQVYPRSFRDLNGDGVGDLAGITAELPQLAELDVDAVWLSPFYRSPQRDAGYDVSDYCDVDPLFGTLTDFDAMMAEAQRLGLRLIVDLVPNHCSDQHAAFQGALAAPPGSPQRDMFIFRDGSGDSGEQPPNNWQSHFGGPAWTRITEPDGTPGQWYLHLFDTSQPDFNWDNDAVHAEFERVLRFWLDRGVSGFRVDVAHALVKAPGLPEWGGRADGNSSDGFPGHKAPMFGQPALHEIYRKWRGLLAEYGPDRILCAEANVDPLPRLADWVRPDEMHQAFNFPYLHAGLDPHRMRRVITESLNALDAVGAPSTWVLSNHDVVRHATRFGYDGPAPRDGDGIGTADAQPDEELGRSRAAAASMFMLGLPGGAYLYQGEELGLPDGIDIPDHQRQDPTFGRTGGERRGRDGCRVPLPWRAAELHAGFGAGADPWLPQPASFTALARDTQAASPSSHLFLYRRMLELRRELSLGRGSLAWIEDWCTDSSLAYLNGTTAVLLNVGQEPIELPAGEVLLRSGAEAQHDGSTHQLSSGETVWLKIYIEDTES from the coding sequence ATGTCCGTTGATACAGTCCCCTCAGCCCTCGCCGGTCCGCTGACTCTGGTGCACCCCGCAGACCCCACTCCCGGCTGGTGGCGCTCCGCCGTGATTTACCAGGTGTACCCGCGTTCCTTCCGCGATCTGAACGGCGACGGCGTCGGCGACCTCGCCGGCATCACCGCCGAACTGCCCCAGCTTGCAGAGCTCGACGTCGACGCCGTCTGGCTCTCGCCGTTCTACCGTTCTCCGCAGCGGGACGCCGGCTACGACGTAAGCGACTACTGCGACGTTGACCCGCTGTTCGGCACGCTCACCGACTTCGACGCCATGATGGCCGAAGCCCAACGTCTGGGTCTGCGGCTGATTGTGGATCTGGTGCCCAACCACTGCTCGGACCAGCACGCCGCGTTCCAGGGCGCCCTGGCCGCCCCGCCCGGCAGCCCTCAACGGGACATGTTCATCTTCCGCGACGGCAGCGGCGATTCCGGCGAACAGCCCCCGAACAACTGGCAGTCACACTTCGGCGGACCGGCCTGGACCCGCATCACCGAACCCGACGGCACCCCCGGCCAGTGGTACCTGCACCTTTTCGACACCTCCCAGCCCGACTTCAACTGGGACAACGACGCCGTCCACGCCGAATTTGAGCGCGTCCTGCGCTTCTGGCTGGACCGCGGCGTCTCCGGCTTCCGCGTCGACGTGGCCCACGCCCTCGTCAAAGCCCCGGGGCTGCCCGAGTGGGGCGGCCGCGCCGACGGGAACAGCTCGGACGGATTCCCCGGCCACAAGGCGCCGATGTTTGGCCAGCCCGCGCTGCACGAGATCTACCGCAAGTGGCGGGGCCTTCTTGCCGAATACGGCCCGGACCGCATCCTCTGTGCCGAAGCCAACGTTGACCCGCTCCCCCGGCTGGCCGACTGGGTCCGCCCGGACGAGATGCACCAGGCCTTTAACTTCCCCTACCTGCATGCCGGCCTGGATCCGCATCGGATGCGCCGCGTGATCACGGAGTCGCTGAACGCACTGGACGCCGTCGGGGCGCCGAGCACGTGGGTGCTGTCCAACCACGACGTCGTCCGGCACGCCACGCGTTTCGGCTACGACGGGCCCGCGCCGCGTGACGGCGACGGAATCGGCACCGCGGATGCGCAGCCGGATGAGGAACTGGGACGCTCCCGCGCCGCGGCCGCCTCGATGTTCATGCTAGGGCTGCCCGGCGGCGCCTACCTCTACCAGGGCGAGGAGCTGGGCCTGCCCGACGGCATCGACATTCCGGACCACCAGCGGCAGGACCCGACCTTCGGCCGCACCGGCGGGGAGCGGCGGGGCCGCGACGGCTGCCGGGTGCCGCTGCCGTGGCGCGCTGCCGAACTGCACGCCGGGTTCGGCGCCGGGGCCGACCCTTGGCTGCCGCAGCCGGCAAGCTTCACGGCGCTGGCCCGGGACACCCAGGCCGCGTCGCCGTCGTCGCACCTGTTCCTCTACCGGCGGATGCTGGAACTCCGGCGGGAGCTCAGCCTCGGCCGGGGCTCACTGGCCTGGATCGAGGACTGGTGCACGGACTCTTCCCTGGCCTACCTCAACGGCACCACCGCGGTGCTGCTGAACGTCGGACAGGAACCAATCGAACTGCCCGCCGGCGAGGTACTGCTGCGCAGCGGGGCGGAAGCGCAGCACGACGGCAGCACGCATCAGTTAAGCTCAGGTGAAACTGTTTGGCTGAAGATCTACATCGAGGACACGGAGAGCTGA
- a CDS encoding LacI family DNA-binding transcriptional regulator, whose amino-acid sequence MPGIKDVAERAGLSIATVSRALSGKGNVSTRSRERAQAAAAELGFVLSYHASSLASGRTHNVGVVVPSVHRWFFSSVVEGVSATLLDAGYDLTLYNVSEGEERRHSVLNDFLLRKRVDAAIAVSLELSEAEIQQLLAIHRPIVGIGGPLPGASTIRIDDSGIAEAAARHLIQLGHSKIAHLTGGAAYDKDFRLPGTRQAGFTAAMRDAGLPVRPEWLVSADFTIQGAYASARQLLGSSPERPTAVFAASDEMAIGTILAARDFGLRVPQDLSVIGIDGHELGEVFGLTTIDQDARGQGALAVRRLLAGLEGDGEPAAAHMEYPTKFVIRSSTAVPPADTVPLR is encoded by the coding sequence ATGCCCGGCATCAAGGACGTCGCGGAACGGGCCGGCCTCTCCATCGCCACCGTTTCGCGCGCCTTGAGCGGCAAAGGCAACGTCTCGACCCGGAGCCGCGAACGGGCTCAGGCCGCCGCCGCGGAACTGGGCTTCGTCCTGTCCTACCATGCCTCCAGTCTGGCGTCCGGGCGGACCCACAACGTCGGCGTCGTGGTTCCGTCCGTGCACCGCTGGTTCTTCTCCTCCGTGGTTGAGGGCGTCTCCGCGACCCTGCTCGACGCCGGCTACGACCTCACGCTCTACAACGTCAGCGAGGGTGAGGAGCGCCGGCACAGCGTCCTCAACGACTTCCTGCTGCGCAAGCGCGTGGACGCAGCCATTGCGGTGTCCCTGGAACTCAGCGAGGCCGAGATCCAGCAACTGCTGGCCATCCACCGCCCGATTGTCGGCATTGGTGGTCCCCTGCCCGGAGCGTCCACCATCCGCATCGACGACTCGGGCATCGCCGAGGCGGCCGCCCGGCACCTGATCCAACTCGGCCACAGCAAGATAGCCCACCTGACCGGCGGTGCCGCGTACGACAAGGACTTCCGGCTCCCGGGTACCCGCCAGGCAGGCTTCACCGCGGCGATGCGGGACGCGGGCCTACCGGTCCGTCCAGAGTGGCTGGTTTCGGCTGACTTCACGATCCAGGGCGCGTACGCTAGCGCCCGCCAGCTGCTGGGCAGCTCGCCGGAACGTCCGACGGCCGTCTTCGCTGCCTCGGACGAGATGGCGATTGGCACCATCCTGGCAGCCCGGGATTTCGGACTGCGGGTACCTCAAGATCTGTCGGTCATCGGGATCGATGGCCATGAACTCGGTGAAGTCTTCGGCCTCACAACCATCGATCAGGACGCGCGGGGCCAAGGCGCCCTGGCGGTGCGCCGGCTGCTGGCCGGGCTCGAGGGCGACGGCGAACCCGCTGCCGCGCACATGGAGTATCCGACCAAGTTCGTGATCCGCTCCAGTACGGCCGTTCCCCCGGCCGACACGGTCCCGCTACGCTGA
- a CDS encoding SRPBCC domain-containing protein, giving the protein MDNLFSHAAAASEPGSDEGLDPVVHTVVVPGPVARAFMGFTEHTHLWWPLEGHSVYGPGSYVEFEENLILETADDGRTAVWGSIDDWQPPLSFHASWHPGSQALWSTELRVSFRAVEDGTELRLVQSGWEGAQDPAATRAEGDAAWPVVLQRFVRFMGGAGD; this is encoded by the coding sequence ATGGATAACCTCTTCAGCCATGCCGCGGCGGCGTCCGAACCTGGGTCTGACGAGGGCCTGGACCCGGTGGTGCACACAGTCGTTGTGCCCGGTCCTGTGGCGCGGGCCTTCATGGGTTTCACCGAGCACACGCACCTGTGGTGGCCGCTCGAAGGGCACAGCGTCTACGGCCCCGGCTCTTACGTGGAGTTCGAGGAGAACCTGATCCTTGAGACCGCTGATGATGGCAGGACAGCTGTTTGGGGCTCCATAGACGACTGGCAGCCGCCGCTCTCCTTCCACGCCAGCTGGCACCCGGGCAGCCAAGCCCTGTGGTCCACGGAGCTGCGGGTCTCCTTCCGGGCCGTCGAGGACGGCACGGAGCTGCGTTTGGTCCAGAGCGGCTGGGAGGGAGCCCAGGACCCGGCTGCGACCCGTGCCGAGGGCGACGCGGCCTGGCCTGTCGTGCTGCAGCGGTTCGTGCGGTTCATGGGCGGCGCCGGCGACTAG